Sequence from the Nitrincola iocasae genome:
CCCATCAGCCAATAAGCACTCAACATTGAGTCAACGCCACTAGATGTATCGATTTATGCAAAAGTTAACGAGGAGTATATTCGGCAAATAGACCCAGCTTTAAGGTCGCGGGTTTTGCATAGTTGTTTTTCAGCCCAGCAACAGCTGTGTTCTTGACCTGGTACAATATAAGAAAAGCACCCTAAGGTGCTTTTCTTATATTCCTTGATAACGTGAATTTAGAACATCATTCTAAACTTAACACTGATCGATTGGTCTGTGAAATCTTTGCGAGAATCAATGTCGTAGCTCGCTGTAATTTCAGCGCCATTATTTAAGGTGCTGGTAATGCCTAATCCTAAGCGCTTAATCCAGGGGTCAGGCTTGATACCTGTCGTGGTGAAGCTGGCACCGCCACCGACAAAACTGGAGGTAATGGTAGCGGCCTCATTCATGGTGTCATAAGCAACACCCAGCTCTGCATCCAAGCGAGTATTATCGCCTACCTGTTGGCTCAACTTGGCACCCAGCCCAACCTCCAGAGCCTCTGCAGTCTCAGAGTTCACCTGATTGAGGAACGGAGTCACCGCCGCACTGCCTGTCTCGGTATAGCTATCGCTGTCCACACGGGTGTAATCGATTCGTGCAGTGGGCGCAATTTGTGTACGAGGTCCGAGGTCAAAGCTCTTGGCAATGCCGGTACCCACATGGACGCTGACGCTGTCGTAATCCGAGTTGGCAAGCCCTGCAACAGGGATAACCATAGTACGCTCGCCATCAGTTTTACTCAGGCCAACATCAGCCTGAAAATTCACTTCAGTACGATCATTAACAGCATAACTGCCGTAACCCACCATTTGGTAGCTGTCGATCTCGGCTGAGTTCAGGTTAGTGTTACCTGTGACATTGGTATTGCCGTAAGCAAACGCTACACCCAGGGTGGTGCGGTCATTCAGGTCCCCATCAAAGCCGAATACCAGCCCTTTGGAATGTCCATCGTAACCCACCACCTGGTTGCGATCGTCTTGATCATGCAAAGAGCCAAACACCTTGGCCCAGGCATGGGTATCCATTAGCATCTCATCACCTGAGTTCATACCGCTATTGGCGCTCGGACGATCCTGAATAATACGGTTGGTATTACCCAGAGCATTGAAGATAACCTGAGGCGTGGCGCCCACCAACAATGGCAGGGTTTGGCTTGCTGCCTCAGAAAGCTGTTGATCTGTAGTCAGACCAGCGAAATAAGCCAGTAACGCTGGATCTGCATCGATCACTTGGGCAGCCACGCCTGCCGGGGTATTACGCAGGGCTTGAGCTGCATCATACACTCGGGACGTTGAAACCCCGCTAATCACCAAGTTCCAGGTCTTACCATCATTATTTACATTAACGAGCTGATAGCTGATACCACTGATAGGCTCATAGTTTGTAATGGTGAGTGCCGAGTCAGAGGTAATTACATTGGTAAACGTACCAGCAGCCCAATTCTCACCATCTGCTATGCGCGCACCATAAGTGTCGAGGGTCGTGCCGCCAGTAATATTGGAGAAATCAACGGTTCCGTAGGTTGAAGCATCACTGAAATAGGTGACGTAAGTAGAAGGCAGATTGCCTCTGTAGGATAGATTACTTTGACTGTTTACTAAGGTGCCCAGAGAACCATTATTGAATATATCAGTGTCGTGATTCCCCGAAATAGTCCCGTAGTTATTTAGCGTAGTGAGGGTATTATCCATACCAATACCATGCCCATTACCCGTAATCGATCCATAGTTATCAACGGTAGTAACAACTGATCCCAAGGAGAGACCGTTTGCAGCCTGACCACTGATGGTGCCGTAGTTAAGGAGGCTACCAATGCTGCCTGTCTGACTCAAAATACCATGGTCATCACCAATTATCGAACTCCCAACATTATTGGTAAGGGTGCCTATATCAGCAGTATTGACCATATGAATGGCATGGACACCGGTGATCGCACCATTGTTGGTCAGACTGGACACTGTGGTTGAGAAGCCGTCACCCCACATACTGATACCGGCAGCAGACCCACCGCTGATCGTGCCATTATTGACCAAACTTTGGAGAGACGATGGGGCTGTAGCGGGAAACTGGGTTCCCAAGACAACCGCACCTACATCACGCGCCGCATTAAGTCCAGTCGAAGACAGCGTTACGCCACTGTCAATCGTGAGTGTGCCTGCAGCCGCATTCCTTATACGGACAGCATAGCTACTGGCACAATCCGACGTAGCGTTGTAATCCTGGCCTATGGTCAAATTCACATTACAGCCAACTGCAAATACATTGGAAGAAGCCGCACCAATTAAGCCAGCTACTGCTAGCGAAAGAGTTTTAACTCGAAGAAGGTGCCGCTCTTTTGTAATAGTTTGCATTTAGGAATCTCAATTATGCATTAAAGACCTTGAGTATACTTTTACTTGTTTACTCATACTATCTAAATGGACTACCCAGGAGAATAAAACAATCCGAAGCACATGCGCTGTAAGATTTTTTGTTTTTGTGCGGGTGCTTTTTCAAAGCGCTGACTTTGTCGGGGCGCTGGGCTATAGGAACTTGATCGCAGGCTCCCTAATGTAGTCATGATCATACCTCTAATTTGTGTCTGTAGAGGTGTTTAGTGCTTCTACTAAATGGGGGAGCAGAGGGGAGGTTGCGTTACGTAAGCCAACGTATCTCAGCGCAATAGCGGGTCAATATTCACCAAAAACAAAAAAGCCAAACCGTATGTTATTTACATAACATGTTGATTTGGCTTTAAAGTAATGGTGCCCGGAGGCGGAATCGAACCACCGACACGAGGATTTTCAATCCTCTGCTCTACCGACTGAGCTATCCGGGCTAACCGAGGCGCGTATTAAATTAAATTTGAGGCCTTACGTCAACACCTTTACTGAAATACTTATGTTTTTTTGCACAAAAGCCCCTTTAAAGAGGCTGTTGCTGGGTAATGCAATGAATATTGCCGCCTCCGAGCAGTATTTCACGTCCTGGCACCTGTACCACTCGATGCTCCGGGCAGAGTGACTGAATAATACGCAGCGCTTTGGCATCCATCGGGTCGTTGAAGCTGGGCATGACGATGCCGCCGTTACAGAACAGGAAGTTGATGTAACTGCCTGCCAGACGATTACCGGCCTGACGAGGTTTCGTGGCATCTATCGGATCAACACCTTCGGCTTCTTCGGCGGTCATATAGAGTGGACCGGGAAGCGGTAGCTTGTGCACTGTAAGTGGCCGCCCTTTGGCATCGGTCTGCTGGCTGAGGTAGTCCAGTGCCGCCTGAGAATGTGCGTACTGTGGATCCTGGGTATCATCTGTCCAGGCCAGCAGCACTTCACCAGGGGCGATAAAGCAGGCGATATTATCCACATGCTCGTCGGTTTCATCTTCGAAGATACCACGTGGTAGCCAAAGTACCTTGTCGATCCCCAGGTAGTTGCTCAGTTGTGCTTCGATATCCGCACGACTGAGATGCGGATTACGGTTAGGGTTCAGCAGACAGGCCTCGGTAGTCAGCAGGGTGCCTTCGCCATCCACATGAATGGCACCGCCTTCCAGCACGAAATCAGCGCGGTAACGGCTCAAACCTTCGATCTGCAGGACTTTGCGCGCAACCTGGTCATCCTTATCCCAGGGGAAGTACAGGCCGCCATTGAGTCCGCCCCAGGCGTTAAACTGCCAGTCAATGCCTCGCAGTTCCCCTGCCGGGTTCTTTACAAAAGTAGGGCCGGTATCACGCATCCAGGCATCATTGGTGGATAGCTCGATAAGCCGTATACCAGGGGCTTCAGCCAAGTGAGCAGCAGCATTTTCATACTGGGCCGCAGAAACACCCATCGTGACGGGTTCAAACTCGGCTATGGCGCGTGCTACGGCTGCAAAGGCTTGCTGGGCCGGTTTTGCGCCCAGGCGCCAGTTGTCTGGGCGTTCCGGCCAGATCATCCAGGTCTGGGCGTGAGGGCGCCATTCAGCAGGCATGCTGAAGCCATCCTGGCGTGGTGTGGTATCCAGTGTTCGGCTACTCATTGATGGTTTTTTCCGTCCTTAGTTAGTAACACCTGAAACAAATCAGGTCGGCGGTCACGGAAAATGCCCCAGTTATGGCGCTTGTGGGCAATGGCGTCGAGATCGAAACTGTGCACCAGAATGCCGCTGCTATTGCGATCCAGCTCAGCCACTTTTTTGCCGGTTTCATCTGTAATAAATGATGAGCCGTAAAAGGTGATGGATGAGTCACCTTCGGTTTCTATGCCGGTGCGATTGCTGGCGATCAGAGGCACCAGATTGGCACCGGCATGGCCGCACTGCACTGTCTGCCAGTGATCACGCGAGTCCAGACTGGTATCTTGCGGCTCGCTGCCGATAGCGGTGGGATAAAACAGCAGTTCAGCACCCATTAGCGCCATAGCTCTGGCGCACTCCGGATACCACTGATCCCAACAGATACCCACACCGATGCGGCCATAGGCGGTATCCCATACCTTAAAGCCTGTATCACCCGGGGTGAAGTAGAATTTCTCTGAATAGCCCGGACCATCAGGTATGTGGCTTTTTCGGTAGATGCCTAACAGGCTGCCATCGGCATCGATAATGGCGATACTGTTATAATAGGCGTTGTTGCAACGCTCATAAAAGCTGATGGGTAAAACCACCTGGAGTTCGGCGGCGATGCGGCTAAAATGGGCAAGCGCCGGATTGTCTTCAAGGATCGTTGCGAAGGTCAGATAATCATATATCTGCTTCTGGCAGAAGTAGCAGCGCTCGAACAGTTCCTGTAACAGAATAATCTGCGCCCCTTGCGCATGGGCCTGGCGCACCAGGGCTTCGGCGCTGGCTATGTTCTCTTCGACATCCCAGCCGCAGGGCATCTGGGTGGCAGCAACGCTGACTTTACGCATAGTGAAACAAACTCCTGAATTAAACCCCTGAATTAAATGCCTAGCCGGTCACGCAAATTGTAGTAGAGGGCTCCCATGGCTGTAAAAGGCACGCGGAATAGCCGTCCACCCGGGAAGGGGTAGTGTGGCAGACTGGCAAAGGCATCAAAACGCTCGGCCTGGCCCTGTATGGCCAGTGCCAGTGATTTACCCGCCACATGAGTAAAAGTGACGCCGTGGCCTGAGCAGCCCTGTGAGTAGTAGATATTGCTGCCGATTCGCCCCATCTGTGGCAGCCGCGACAGGGTCAGTAAGAAATTACCTGTCCAGGCGTAATCTACCTTGATTTTGGCCAGCTCTGGAAAGGTCTTCTGCATTTTCGGGCGAATAATCCGTTCGATATCGGCCGGATCTCTGGCGCCATAGACCACGCCACCGCCGTAGATCAGGCGTTTGTCGCCGGATAAGCGGTAGTAGTCCAACAGGTAGTTACAGTCCTCAATACAGTAGTCTTGCGGGATTAAACGCGCGGCTTGTTCATTGCTTAGCGGTTCGGTGGTAATTACCTGAGTGCCGCAAGGCATGGATTTCGATGCCAGTTGTGGCAGCAGGTCGCCAAGATAAGCATTGCCCGCCACCACAGCAAAGCGGGCCTTCACGGAACCCTGAGCGGTAACCAGTTCTACCGGCTCACCGGGTTTAATCTGGGTAACAGCCGAGTGTTCGTAGATTTGCCCCCCGAGTGATTCCAGTGCAGCGGCCTCCCCCAATGCCAGATTGAGTGGATGAATATGTCCGCCGGTATGATCCAGTACCCCTCCGACGTAGCGCTCGCTGTCTACAACGCTCCGTATCCCCTTGGCATCAAGTAGATCAAGCTGATCGTAACCGTACTTTTGCCACAGGGTTTGCTGGGTTTCCAGATGCTTCAGTTGTTGGTTAGTGATAGCGGCCATAACACCGCCTTCTTTCAGGTCGCAGTCAATGGCATAGTCTTTAACGCGTTGGCGAATGATCTGTGCGCCTTCAAAGGCCATTTCCGCCAGCAGTTTGAGATTACCTGGGCTGGCCTGCTTTTCGATCGCATCAAGATCTCGGCTGTAACTATTGACGATCTGACCACCATTGCGACCAGAAGCGCCCCAGCCAACGCTGGCCGCTTCAAGCACAACCACTTTATAGCCAGCTTCAGCCAGAAACAGCGCTGTAGAAAGGCCGGTATAACCTGCACCTATCACACACACATCAGCGTCGACCTGGCCTTGCAGGGCGGGTCTGGGCGGTGTGGGATTGGCAGAGGCGGCATAATAGGATGGAACCGGTTCAAAAGCTGTCATCACAACCTCACTGTCGGAAATTAGCTGTCAGTCTATGCCAGAAAAACCTATCTTGAAAGCAGGTTCCTGGCTGAATTAACCTGCTATGATTGTTTCATATATTCAGCCTACGAGGTACTTATGTCTACACCTAAAACGCGTCAGGAGTGGCAAGAACGAGCATCTACCCTGGATTTCAATGGGCAGGCATTTATTAACGGTCAGTTTTGCCCAGCGGTGTCCGGCGAAACCTTTGCATCGATCAGCCCACTGGATGGCAAGATTCTGACGGAGGTCGCCAGCTGTGATCAGGCAGATGCCGACCTGGCGGTGATTGCGGCCAGGCAGAGCTTTGAATCCGGTGGCTGGAGTCAGTTGGCTCCGGCTAAACGCAAAAAGGTACTACTGCGCTTTGCCGAACTGATCCTGGAAAATCGTGAAGAGCTGGCATTGCTGGAAACGCTGGATATGGGCAAACCTATCAGTCACGCTCTTAAAGGTGATGTGCCAGCAACCGCGCGGGCCATCAGTTGGACCGCCGAAGCGATCGACAAGATCTATGATGAGCTGGCACCAACACCGGCGAATCAGATCGGCATGGTGACCCGTGAACCTATCGGTGTGGTCGCGGCTATCGTACCCTGGAATTTTCCGCTGATTATGGCGGCCTGGAAGCTGGCGCCTGCACTCGCTACCGGAAACTCGGTCATTCTTAAGCCTTCGGAAAAGTCGCCCTTGAGCGCTATCCGTCTGGCGGCGCTGGCACAGCAAGCCGGTATCCCGGACGGAGTATTCAATGTGTTACCGGGCTATGGGCATACCGTGGGCAAGGCATTAGCGCTGCATCAGGATGTTGACTGTCTGGTGTTTACCGGCTCTACCGGTGTGGCCAAGCAGCTAATGATCTATGCGGGCGAATCAAATATGAAGCGCGTGTGGCTGGAAGCCGGAGGCAAGAGCCCGAATATTGTCTTTGCCGATGCGCCGGACCTGGATCGTGCTGCCACTGAAGCGGCCTCAGCTATTGCCTTTAATCAGGGTGAAGTTTGCACAGCAGGCAGTCGTTTGCTGGTGGAAGCCAGCATTAAGGATGAGTTTGTACTGCGCGTGGCCAAAGCATTGAAAGCCTGGCAGCCGGGCCACCCTCTGGATCCACAAACCACCTGTGGTGCCATAGTTGATCAGCAGCAACTGGAGCGGGTTATCAGTTACATCGAAGCCGGTGTGCAGGAGGGCGCAACGCTGGCCGAAGGCGGCAGTCAGGTGTTGCAGGAGAGCGGTGGCTACTTCGTGCAGCCTACGCTGTTTGATAATGTAACCAATCAGATGAAGATCGCGGCTGAAGAGATCTTCGGACCGGTGCTGTCGGTGATTCCTTTTGACACCGCGGAAGAAGCTATTGCGATTGCCAATGACTCTATCTACGGGTTGGCCGCCGCCGTCTGGACTGCGGATATTAACAAGGCGCACAAAACCGCCAAGGCACTGCGTGCCGGTAGTGTCTGGATCAACCATTATGATGGTGGCGATATGACCGCGCCTTTCGGTGGCTTCAAGCAGTCAGGCAATGGACGGGATAAATCCCTGCATGCTTTTGACAAGTATACCGAGCTGAAAGCTACCTGGATTGAGCTTTCTTGAGTGTAAGTGCTTACTTGAAGCTTGAGGTAGATAGGTGGATAGGTACGTAGAGAGCAACTGGAAAACACAGCTCTATACGCTGTTGGATGCCTTGCCGTCGGATCGGGTAATCAGTTATGGCGGGCTGGCGCGTCAGTTGGACGGTGTTAATGCACGTATGGTGGCACGAGCAATGGCCAACTTACCCCAAGGCACCACTCTGCCCTGGCACAGGGTTATTCGCAGTGATGGTCAGCTTGCCGATCATGCCGGTGCTGCGGAGCAGCGTGCCCGGCTGTTGGCGGACGGGATTCTGCTGCAGGGTAACCGGGTACCCAAACGTTATTTCCTGTAAGCCTTGCTGAAATGCCAGCCCCTGCCCTGAGTCGGGAAAGGGGCCAGGTATTGAGTTTAAGAATGCAGGCTGGGTAGCAGAGACGGCGGTACCAGGGCACTTAAACGCTGGGTGAGTAACAGGTCGATAGCGGCCTGGATATCCGGAGCAAAAAAGCGATCCTTATCATAGTAGCTGACTTGTTCACGCAGCCATACGCGCGCCTGCTCCAGGGATGCCGTGGTTTTTAGACCCTTGCGGAATTCCAGACCCTGGCAGGCTGCCAGCCACTCAATCGCCAGGATACCCCGGGTATTCTCGGCCATTTCCCATAGGCGTTTGCCTGCATTAGGCGCCATGGAAACATGATCTTCCTGGTTGGCCGACGTAGGCAGGCTATCGACACTGTGCGGATGTGCCAGGGCTTTATTATCGCTGGCCAGGGCAGCCGCTGTGACCTGCGCGATCATAAAACCGGAGTTGACCCCACCGTTTTCAACCAGAAAAGGGGGCAACTGAGACATGTGCTTATCCATCATCAAGGAAATACGCCGCTCTGTCAGTGAGCCGATTTCGGCAATCGCCAGCGCAAGATTATCGGCGACCATAGCCACGGGTTCCGCATGGAAATTGCCACCGGAGATGATGTTGCCGGACTCGGCAAACACCAGTGGGTTGTCGGAAACGGCATTGGCTTCCACCAGTAATACGTCGGCAGCCTGGCGTATCTGGGTCAGGCAGGCACCCATCACCTGAGGCTGACACCGCAATGAATAGGGGTCTTGCACCTTGTCACAATGGCTATGAGAGTCGCTGATGGCGCTGCGTTCCTGTAACAGATGTCGATAGGCGGCGGCCGCATCGATCTGGCCCTGTTGTCCACGTATTGCGTGGATTCGTGCATCAAAAGGACTGCGTGAACTCAGGGTTGCCTCGACCGTGAGTGAGCCACAGACAGTGGCGGCGGCATAGAGGTCTTCAGCTTCAAACAGGCCACGTAAGGCATAGGCCGTTGAAACCTGTGTGCCGTTGAGCAGTGCTAGCCCTTCTTTGGGGGCCAGGGACAGCGGCTGTAGCCCAGCTAGTTCAAGAGCTTGCATTGCGCTGATCCACTCGCCACGGTAACGTGCACGTCCCTCTCCCAGTAGCACCGCACTCATGTGAGCCAGGGGTGCCAGATCGCCCGAGGCCCCGACAGAGCCGCGTAAAGGAATGCAGGGGTAAATTTCCAGATTGATCAGCTTGATCAGCGCATCCAGTACACTACGGCGAATACCGGAGAATCCACGTGCCAGGCTGTTTACCTTGAGCACCATAATCAGCCGCACCAGTTCATCTGAGATGGCATTACCCAGCCCGGTTGCATGTGACAGCACCAGTGAACGCTGCAGACTCTCCAGATCTTCATGTTTGATGCGCGTTTGTGCCAGCAGACCAAAGCCTGTATTGATGCCGTAAACGGTGCGATCTTCAGCAACCACCCGGTTAACACAGGCAACAGACGCTTCAATGGCGCTATCAGCACTGGCGGGTAGCGCAATCTGGATTGGCTGACTGTAGACCTGTCGCAGATGTGCCAGTGTCATCTGTCCTGGCAGAATGCATAGCTTATTCATTTAACATCTCCCTGAGCCGTGATCATCGGAAGATCAAGGTCGTTCTCCTGAGCACAGTTTATGGCAATATCATAGCCCGCATCGGCATGACGCATCACTCCTGTGCCCGGATCGTTGCGAAGTACGCGACCTAAACGGCTATGCGCGGCATCGGTCCCATCAGCGACTATCACTACGCCTGCGTGCTGGGAGAATCCCATGCCCACTCCACCGCCATGGTGCAGGGACACCCAGGTGGCTCCTCCGGCGGTGTTCAATAGTGCGTTCAGTAGCGGCCAATCGGATACAGCATCGGAACCATCCAGCATACTTTCGGTTTCACGGTTAGGGCTGGCGACTGAACCCGAATCCAGGTGATCCCGGCCAATTACTACCGGTGCCTTAAGTTCGCCCTGGCGAACCATCTCATTGAAGGCCTGTCCCAGGCGTACACGGTCTTTCAGGCCGACCCAGCAGATACGTGCAGGCAGGCCCTGGAAGCTGATCCGCTCGCGCGCCATGTCCAGCCAGTTGTGCAGGTGCGGGTTGTCAGGGATCAATTCTTTAACCTTGGCATCGGTCTTGTAGATATCTTCCGGATCGCCAGAAAGCGCCGCCCAACGGAAGGGGCCTATACCCTGGCAAAATAACGGGCGAATATAAGCGGGTACGAAGCCGGGGAAATCGAATGCATTGCTAACGCCCTCTTCCTTGGCCATCTGTCGAATATTATTGCCATAGTCGAAGGTGGGTATGCCTTGTTGCTGGAAGGCCAGCATCGCCTGAACATGTACCGCCATCGACTGTTTGGCCGCCTTGACCACAACATCCGCTTCGGTTTTACCCCGTGCTACGTATTCATCCCAGCTCCAGCCCGAAGGCAGGTAACCGTGTAAGGGATCATGGGCACTGGTCTGATCGGTGACCATATCAGGGCGCACCCCGCGGCGTATCAGTTCTGGTAGTATGTCAGCCGCATTGCCACACAGGCCGATAGAGACGGCCTGGCCTGCCTCGGTGTAGTGTTTGATGCGGGCCAGTGCGTCATCAAGGTCTTTGGCCTGCTCATCCAGATAGCGGGTGCGCAGACGAAAATCGATACTGCTTTGCTGGCATTCAATATTGAGTGAGCAGGCACCCGCCAGTGTTGCCGCCAGTGGCTGCGCGCCGCCCATACCGCCTAAACCGGCGGTTAGAATCCAGCGGCCCTTGAGGTTGCCATCGTAGTGCTGGCGTCCTGCTTCCACAAAGGTTTCGTAGGTGCCTTGTACAATCCCCTGAGAGCCAATATATATCCAGGAGCCCGCAGTCATCTGGCCATACATCATCAACCCTTTGCGATCCAGTTCGTTGAAATGCTCCCAATTGGCCCAGTGAGGAACCAGGTTTGAGTTAGCGATCAATACCCGAGGTGAATCCGGGTGAGTCTTGAAGACCCCGACCGGCTTGCCAGACTGTACCAGCAACGTTTCATCCATCTCCAGACGCTTGAGCACCTCAACGATCTTGTCGAAGCAGGGCCAGTCGCGCGCGGCACGGCCTATCCCACCATACACTACGAGGTCTTCAGGTCGTTCAGCGACATCCGGATCCAGGTTATTCATCAACATGCGCAGGGCCGCTTCGGTCAACCAGCTTTTACAGCTTAGCGTGCTGCCGGTTGGAGCATGGATGACACGCGACGTATCGTGGCGCAGATCTTGTGTGTGGGGCTGTGGGGCATTCATGCAATTCTCCTCATTGTTATTGTTCAGTTATTGATGATTCATTGGCTGCAGGGTTCAGGGTCATCTGATGAATCAGACGCGCGCCCAAGCGTGCGGTATGTGCATCGATATCCAGACCGGGGTTCAGTTCAGCCAGGTCCATGAGCCGCAATTTGCCACTGTCACGTATCTGTATTAGCAGGGGCTCGATCACCTCCAGACTGACACCTCGTGCAGCAGGCGCACTAACCCCCGGGGCCTGGGCTGCTGGAAAAACATCCAGATCGATGGTCAGGTAGAGGTGGTCGCACTGGTTGATAAAATCCTGCAGACGCTGGTGCAGTTCTGGTAGATGCCACAGCGTCATTTGCAAATCTTCTTCGAAGTACGCGCCGAGCGTTTTTGCGCGTGCAAACAGGGCCGGGGTGTTGCTCATGCGACTGACACCCAGGCATGCATATTGGAATTTCCATTGATGGTGAGTACAAACTTCGGCTATTTGGGCGAAAGGTGTTCCTGAAGAGGTCGGCTGACAGTGCGGATCGCGCAGGTCAAAGTGAGCATCGAAATTGATGATGCCGATCCGAGGTTTGTCTGGGCTGGCTCCCAGGTGCTTAGCTAATCCTGACCAACTGCCAAAGGCGATTTCATGTCCACCGCCAAGCAGGATTGGCAGGTGTCCCTGATTCAGCAACTGGGCTAGATGATCCGCCAGGTCGGCCTGGGCTTGTTCTAAGTTATCCTGTTCACAGAGGATGTCACCACACTCATACAAGGGAGCCGTTTGTAGCCAGGGCAGGTTACCTAGCTGCTGGCGAAGTGCTTGTGGGCCGAGTGCGGCCCCGCGGCGCCCCTGGTTCCGCTGCACGCCTGCATCACACGGAAATCCCAGCAAGGCTATGCCAGGCGGGCTGTCTGGCTGTACAGGTTGAATTTTCTGGTGCCAGCGCAGGCTGTTTGCTTCAGGGTCATGACGGCCTGTCCAGCACTCCATGAGTGTGTCTGCTGTTCTGAGTGTCATGCGGTAACCTCGCCATTGAACACGCGTTGCTTCAGGCGGCCGGGTTGGATGGCATAAGCCAGTTCAGCCGGGCTGTTGACGTCCCATACACAGAAGTCAGCCGTCCGGCCTGGGGATAGCAAACCGGCTGTCTGCGAAAGTCCCAGCGCCAGCGCGGCATGATGGGTGACGCCCTGCAAGGCTTCGGTTGGTGTCAGTCGGAACAGCGTACAGGCCATATTCAGCATCAGACTGAGCTGAAAAATAGGCGATGAGCCTGGATTACCATCGGTCGCAACGGCCATAGGGACTCGATACTGGCGCAACAGATCGATTGGCGGCAC
This genomic interval carries:
- a CDS encoding autotransporter family protein; the protein is MQTITKERHLLRVKTLSLAVAGLIGAASSNVFAVGCNVNLTIGQDYNATSDCASSYAVRIRNAAAGTLTIDSGVTLSSTGLNAARDVGAVVLGTQFPATAPSSLQSLVNNGTISGGSAAGISMWGDGFSTTVSSLTNNGAITGVHAIHMVNTADIGTLTNNVGSSIIGDDHGILSQTGSIGSLLNYGTISGQAANGLSLGSVVTTVDNYGSITGNGHGIGMDNTLTTLNNYGTISGNHDTDIFNNGSLGTLVNSQSNLSYRGNLPSTYVTYFSDASTYGTVDFSNITGGTTLDTYGARIADGENWAAGTFTNVITSDSALTITNYEPISGISYQLVNVNNDGKTWNLVISGVSTSRVYDAAQALRNTPAGVAAQVIDADPALLAYFAGLTTDQQLSEAASQTLPLLVGATPQVIFNALGNTNRIIQDRPSANSGMNSGDEMLMDTHAWAKVFGSLHDQDDRNQVVGYDGHSKGLVFGFDGDLNDRTTLGVAFAYGNTNVTGNTNLNSAEIDSYQMVGYGSYAVNDRTEVNFQADVGLSKTDGERTMVIPVAGLANSDYDSVSVHVGTGIAKSFDLGPRTQIAPTARIDYTRVDSDSYTETGSAAVTPFLNQVNSETAEALEVGLGAKLSQQVGDNTRLDAELGVAYDTMNEAATITSSFVGGGASFTTTGIKPDPWIKRLGLGITSTLNNGAEITASYDIDSRKDFTDQSISVKFRMMF
- the aguA gene encoding agmatine deiminase, with protein sequence MSSRTLDTTPRQDGFSMPAEWRPHAQTWMIWPERPDNWRLGAKPAQQAFAAVARAIAEFEPVTMGVSAAQYENAAAHLAEAPGIRLIELSTNDAWMRDTGPTFVKNPAGELRGIDWQFNAWGGLNGGLYFPWDKDDQVARKVLQIEGLSRYRADFVLEGGAIHVDGEGTLLTTEACLLNPNRNPHLSRADIEAQLSNYLGIDKVLWLPRGIFEDETDEHVDNIACFIAPGEVLLAWTDDTQDPQYAHSQAALDYLSQQTDAKGRPLTVHKLPLPGPLYMTAEEAEGVDPIDATKPRQAGNRLAGSYINFLFCNGGIVMPSFNDPMDAKALRIIQSLCPEHRVVQVPGREILLGGGNIHCITQQQPL
- the aguB gene encoding N-carbamoylputrescine amidase, with translation MRKVSVAATQMPCGWDVEENIASAEALVRQAHAQGAQIILLQELFERCYFCQKQIYDYLTFATILEDNPALAHFSRIAAELQVVLPISFYERCNNAYYNSIAIIDADGSLLGIYRKSHIPDGPGYSEKFYFTPGDTGFKVWDTAYGRIGVGICWDQWYPECARAMALMGAELLFYPTAIGSEPQDTSLDSRDHWQTVQCGHAGANLVPLIASNRTGIETEGDSSITFYGSSFITDETGKKVAELDRNSSGILVHSFDLDAIAHKRHNWGIFRDRRPDLFQVLLTKDGKNHQ
- a CDS encoding NAD(P)/FAD-dependent oxidoreductase, translating into MTAFEPVPSYYAASANPTPPRPALQGQVDADVCVIGAGYTGLSTALFLAEAGYKVVVLEAASVGWGASGRNGGQIVNSYSRDLDAIEKQASPGNLKLLAEMAFEGAQIIRQRVKDYAIDCDLKEGGVMAAITNQQLKHLETQQTLWQKYGYDQLDLLDAKGIRSVVDSERYVGGVLDHTGGHIHPLNLALGEAAALESLGGQIYEHSAVTQIKPGEPVELVTAQGSVKARFAVVAGNAYLGDLLPQLASKSMPCGTQVITTEPLSNEQAARLIPQDYCIEDCNYLLDYYRLSGDKRLIYGGGVVYGARDPADIERIIRPKMQKTFPELAKIKVDYAWTGNFLLTLSRLPQMGRIGSNIYYSQGCSGHGVTFTHVAGKSLALAIQGQAERFDAFASLPHYPFPGGRLFRVPFTAMGALYYNLRDRLGI
- a CDS encoding aldehyde dehydrogenase — translated: MSTPKTRQEWQERASTLDFNGQAFINGQFCPAVSGETFASISPLDGKILTEVASCDQADADLAVIAARQSFESGGWSQLAPAKRKKVLLRFAELILENREELALLETLDMGKPISHALKGDVPATARAISWTAEAIDKIYDELAPTPANQIGMVTREPIGVVAAIVPWNFPLIMAAWKLAPALATGNSVILKPSEKSPLSAIRLAALAQQAGIPDGVFNVLPGYGHTVGKALALHQDVDCLVFTGSTGVAKQLMIYAGESNMKRVWLEAGGKSPNIVFADAPDLDRAATEAASAIAFNQGEVCTAGSRLLVEASIKDEFVLRVAKALKAWQPGHPLDPQTTCGAIVDQQQLERVISYIEAGVQEGATLAEGGSQVLQESGGYFVQPTLFDNVTNQMKIAAEEIFGPVLSVIPFDTAEEAIAIANDSIYGLAAAVWTADINKAHKTAKALRAGSVWINHYDGGDMTAPFGGFKQSGNGRDKSLHAFDKYTELKATWIELS
- a CDS encoding MGMT family protein; the protein is MDRYVESNWKTQLYTLLDALPSDRVISYGGLARQLDGVNARMVARAMANLPQGTTLPWHRVIRSDGQLADHAGAAEQRARLLADGILLQGNRVPKRYFL
- the hutH gene encoding histidine ammonia-lyase; the protein is MNKLCILPGQMTLAHLRQVYSQPIQIALPASADSAIEASVACVNRVVAEDRTVYGINTGFGLLAQTRIKHEDLESLQRSLVLSHATGLGNAISDELVRLIMVLKVNSLARGFSGIRRSVLDALIKLINLEIYPCIPLRGSVGASGDLAPLAHMSAVLLGEGRARYRGEWISAMQALELAGLQPLSLAPKEGLALLNGTQVSTAYALRGLFEAEDLYAAATVCGSLTVEATLSSRSPFDARIHAIRGQQGQIDAAAAYRHLLQERSAISDSHSHCDKVQDPYSLRCQPQVMGACLTQIRQAADVLLVEANAVSDNPLVFAESGNIISGGNFHAEPVAMVADNLALAIAEIGSLTERRISLMMDKHMSQLPPFLVENGGVNSGFMIAQVTAAALASDNKALAHPHSVDSLPTSANQEDHVSMAPNAGKRLWEMAENTRGILAIEWLAACQGLEFRKGLKTTASLEQARVWLREQVSYYDKDRFFAPDIQAAIDLLLTQRLSALVPPSLLPSLHS